The proteins below come from a single Rhizobium tropici CIAT 899 genomic window:
- a CDS encoding WcbI family polysaccharide biosynthesis putative acetyltransferase, whose protein sequence is MDRWLLISNCNTYGLARSLQLQGNSFHLDCIDVWHFKKNMQDYENEIPTYDRVIINPEVRLTSYDFRSLKNVNEIPNVEFDAYHPDFCFVGVDGVRLYKPLAACHSMIVLAAFQAGRSPEKTRKLFRREIYEQCGFFTRWELARDRLISSFSVMGMDLSNAFRRWARGECFMHGLGHPKARPIFDIARIFLKNHVAQTNVTDLVPSDTIVDGACLPVYPEIGETIGVRGSYAFKLPGEYKLISLERFIEMSFEVYQAYNPSEILVEPGFRSRFDRVKQVISEAEA, encoded by the coding sequence ATGGATCGTTGGTTGTTGATTTCTAATTGCAATACCTATGGCCTCGCACGCTCATTGCAGTTGCAAGGCAATAGCTTTCATCTTGATTGCATCGATGTATGGCATTTCAAGAAGAACATGCAGGATTATGAGAACGAAATCCCGACCTACGATCGAGTGATCATAAATCCAGAAGTCAGACTTACTAGTTATGATTTTCGGAGCTTGAAGAACGTAAATGAGATTCCGAACGTCGAATTCGATGCATATCATCCGGATTTTTGCTTTGTCGGCGTAGATGGTGTGCGCCTCTACAAGCCACTTGCAGCTTGTCATTCCATGATTGTCCTCGCCGCATTCCAGGCGGGGAGGAGTCCTGAGAAAACCCGAAAGCTGTTTCGGCGTGAAATTTACGAGCAATGCGGCTTCTTTACGCGTTGGGAGCTTGCAAGGGACAGACTCATCTCATCCTTTTCAGTGATGGGAATGGATCTATCAAACGCCTTCCGCCGCTGGGCACGCGGCGAATGCTTCATGCATGGCTTGGGACATCCGAAGGCGCGTCCAATTTTCGACATTGCGCGCATTTTTCTCAAAAATCACGTCGCCCAAACCAATGTGACGGATCTGGTGCCTTCCGACACGATTGTAGATGGTGCGTGTTTGCCCGTCTATCCGGAGATCGGCGAGACGATAGGCGTCCGGGGTTCTTACGCGTTCAAGTTGCCAGGAGAATATAAGTTGATCTCGCTGGAAAGGTTTATCGAGATGAGCTTCGAGGTCTATCAGGCCTACAACCCAAGTGAGATCTTGGTTGAACCCGGCTTTCGCAGTCGCTTCGATCGCGTGAAACAAGTTATATCGGAGGCAGAAGCATGA
- a CDS encoding MarR family winged helix-turn-helix transcriptional regulator, protein MGKADPHQGREDAYALAEALRPALHRLYRQLRRESDEADLSPLHALLLVAIIQRPGIGVAELARLERLRGPTISGHVKAMERDGLIARAEPDPSDRRRNGLVATERGEEIIRSLKRRRTDWLASELAKLSPQQRDAIRAAIEPLMEIGQ, encoded by the coding sequence ATGGGTAAAGCCGACCCCCATCAGGGCCGCGAGGATGCCTACGCGCTGGCCGAGGCTTTGCGCCCTGCACTCCATCGGCTCTATCGACAATTGCGGCGCGAGAGCGACGAGGCCGACCTGTCGCCGCTGCATGCCCTGCTGCTCGTCGCCATCATCCAACGGCCAGGCATCGGCGTTGCCGAACTAGCTCGGCTGGAGAGACTGAGAGGACCGACGATTTCAGGCCATGTGAAGGCGATGGAGCGGGATGGCCTCATTGCGCGCGCGGAACCGGACCCGAGCGACCGCCGCCGCAATGGCCTGGTGGCGACCGAGAGAGGTGAGGAAATCATCCGCAGCCTGAAACGGCGCAGAACCGACTGGCTCGCCTCCGAACTCGCCAAACTGTCGCCGCAGCAGCGTGACGCCATTCGCGCCGCCATCGAACCGCTCATGGAGATCGGGCAATGA
- a CDS encoding sensor histidine kinase, protein MDIGQDKDAVKDGKVEKGRLSLLCRPTGIFGGLSGKLLILTVVFISLAEVLIFVPSVANMRLRWLQDRLNTAAAAAIVIDGLQPAELPRALQKETLMATGTRAIVLRKDGTSRLLATAEMPAAVDEKYDLSDVSQLTAIKDALDTLLFGGNRIIRVFGPVGGDANTGIEVVLKDTRLRNAMLAYSTSVFFVSILISLFTATLIFFAINRMMIRPIRRLTDSMQAYSDDPEDPGHILVPEKGRDELAVAGRHLAAMQSQLQKTLKQQKNLAALGLAVSKINHDMRNILSAAQLMSDRLVDVDDPMVKRFAPKLLRTIDRAVGYTTEVLSFGQTSESAPRRRKIRIFELIEEVRDILAIDPESGIEFIVQLSPDLEVDADSEQLFRVIHNLCRNAYQALIAFGEAEPDSVRRITVSAHRIGSVVSITVDDTGPGMPQKARENLFTAFRGSARSGGTGLGLAIARELVLAHGGTIALVEKPAAGTQFRIEIPDRPVSLDDYRSRSLQEN, encoded by the coding sequence ATGGACATTGGGCAGGACAAGGATGCCGTAAAAGACGGCAAGGTCGAGAAAGGCCGCCTGTCCCTGCTTTGCCGTCCCACAGGCATTTTCGGCGGCCTTTCCGGCAAGCTCCTCATCCTCACCGTCGTTTTCATTTCGTTGGCGGAAGTGCTGATTTTCGTGCCTTCGGTCGCCAATATGCGGCTGCGGTGGCTGCAGGATCGGCTGAACACCGCCGCTGCCGCCGCCATCGTCATCGACGGCCTGCAGCCGGCTGAACTGCCGCGTGCTCTGCAAAAGGAGACGCTGATGGCGACGGGCACGCGGGCTATCGTTCTGCGCAAGGACGGCACGTCGCGCCTGCTGGCTACAGCCGAGATGCCGGCCGCCGTCGATGAGAAATACGATCTCAGCGACGTGTCCCAGCTCACCGCCATCAAGGATGCGCTCGATACGCTGCTCTTCGGCGGCAATCGCATCATCCGCGTGTTTGGTCCGGTTGGCGGCGATGCCAATACGGGCATCGAGGTGGTGCTGAAGGATACCCGGCTGCGCAATGCGATGCTTGCCTATTCGACCAGCGTCTTCTTCGTCTCCATCCTCATCTCGCTGTTCACCGCAACGCTGATCTTCTTTGCGATCAATCGCATGATGATCCGTCCCATCCGCCGCCTGACAGACAGCATGCAAGCCTATTCCGATGATCCGGAGGATCCCGGCCATATTCTTGTGCCGGAGAAGGGGCGGGACGAGTTGGCCGTGGCCGGCCGGCATCTCGCCGCGATGCAGTCGCAATTGCAGAAGACTCTCAAGCAGCAGAAGAATCTGGCTGCGCTCGGATTGGCGGTGTCGAAGATCAATCATGACATGCGCAACATCCTTTCGGCCGCGCAGCTGATGTCGGACCGTCTGGTCGATGTCGACGACCCGATGGTCAAGCGCTTTGCTCCGAAGCTGTTGCGCACGATCGATCGCGCCGTCGGCTACACGACCGAGGTTCTCTCCTTTGGCCAGACCTCCGAGTCGGCCCCACGCCGGCGCAAGATTCGCATATTCGAGCTGATAGAAGAGGTTCGCGATATCCTGGCGATCGATCCGGAAAGCGGCATTGAGTTCATTGTGCAGCTCAGCCCGGATCTGGAGGTCGATGCCGACAGCGAGCAGCTCTTCCGCGTCATTCATAATCTCTGCCGCAATGCCTATCAGGCGCTGATCGCTTTCGGCGAAGCGGAACCCGATAGCGTCAGGCGAATCACGGTTTCGGCGCATCGGATTGGCAGTGTCGTCAGCATCACCGTTGACGATACCGGGCCGGGCATGCCGCAAAAGGCGAGGGAGAACCTGTTTACGGCCTTCCGCGGTTCGGCGCGCTCGGGCGGCACCGGCCTTGGCCTCGCGATCGCCCGGGAACTCGTCCTTGCCCATGGCGGCACGATTGCGCTCGTCGAAAAACCGGCGGCCGGCACGCAGTTCCGCATCGAAATTCCCGACCGCCCGGTATCCCTTGATGATTACCGCAGCAGAAGCCTGCAAGAAAACTGA
- the rpmH gene encoding 50S ribosomal protein L34, giving the protein MKRTYQPSKLVRKRRHGFRARMATKGGRAVLSARRNRGRKRLSA; this is encoded by the coding sequence ATGAAGCGTACCTACCAACCATCCAAGCTTGTCCGCAAGCGTCGCCACGGCTTCCGTGCGCGCATGGCCACCAAGGGCGGCCGTGCGGTTCTTTCCGCTCGCCGTAACCGCGGCCGCAAGCGTCTTTCGGCCTAA
- a CDS encoding oxidoreductase, producing the protein MPDWTVKDIPPQTGRIAVITGANSGIGYEAAKALAAADAKVVIASRNEAKAQEAIAKIRAATPGADVTFEALDLASLDSVARTATRIADRLPHIDLLINNAGVMAIPDRHETEDGLEMQMGANYIGHFAWTMRLLPKVSAAENPRVVTVSSLAHRNGRINFDDLQWRKRYRPWPAYCQSKLATLLFSLELDRIARAEGWKLKSIAAHPGYAVTGLQTAGPRMGRDRPGSLELLTKLLEPFASQSAAAGALPTLFAATAPTAEGGAMYGPNGFYELKGPPVRAKIAAHAHDPAIWRRLWDISEQLTG; encoded by the coding sequence ATGCCAGACTGGACAGTGAAAGATATTCCGCCGCAGACAGGCCGTATCGCAGTCATTACCGGCGCCAACAGCGGTATCGGCTACGAGGCGGCAAAGGCTCTGGCAGCGGCCGACGCCAAGGTCGTCATCGCATCGCGCAATGAGGCCAAGGCCCAAGAGGCGATCGCCAAGATCCGTGCAGCAACACCGGGAGCAGACGTGACCTTCGAGGCGCTCGATCTTGCCAGCCTCGATTCTGTCGCGCGCACGGCAACCCGCATCGCCGATAGGCTGCCGCATATCGACCTGCTCATCAACAATGCCGGCGTCATGGCCATTCCGGACCGGCACGAGACCGAGGATGGTCTCGAGATGCAGATGGGAGCCAATTATATCGGCCATTTCGCCTGGACGATGCGGCTGCTGCCGAAGGTTTCCGCGGCCGAAAATCCGCGCGTGGTCACGGTCAGCAGCCTGGCGCATCGCAACGGCAGGATCAATTTCGACGATCTGCAGTGGCGCAAGCGCTATCGGCCCTGGCCCGCCTATTGCCAATCGAAGCTGGCAACGCTGCTCTTCAGCCTGGAGCTCGACCGCATCGCACGCGCCGAAGGCTGGAAGCTTAAAAGCATCGCCGCCCATCCCGGCTATGCCGTCACCGGTCTTCAGACGGCAGGACCACGCATGGGTCGCGACAGGCCTGGCAGTCTTGAACTCCTGACAAAACTGCTGGAGCCGTTTGCATCACAATCGGCAGCAGCCGGCGCCCTGCCGACGCTCTTTGCCGCCACGGCACCGACCGCGGAAGGCGGCGCCATGTATGGCCCGAACGGTTTCTATGAACTCAAAGGTCCGCCGGTGCGGGCCAAGATTGCCGCTCACGCCCATGATCCGGCGATCTGGCGACGGCTGTGGGACATTTCCGAGCAACTGACCGGTTGA
- a CDS encoding WcbI family polysaccharide biosynthesis putative acetyltransferase: MVISNAQTHNLANSLRLLSNDIRIDHADVWTFGANVAQYRELLPNYDRVIIHPHVERGYCDLSAVRQLSRIPSIKFDAYHPDICFVLANDVPFDGAMGAYHSMLVLAAYKAGLSIEKTRALFRREIFERCGFLDRWEGERQQLLDHFAEYGLDITAPFRAWSRRECFMYGIDHSKARPIHDIAHVFLRTCGIEPHQTDIVPADTIMTGSCFPVYPEIGEVLGVEGSYMFKRYQQYRLISLEHFIELSFAAYAQFSTENIKPDSRFTERFEVVQSAIVEEASVPRLM, from the coding sequence TTGGTCATTTCGAACGCGCAGACGCATAATTTGGCGAATTCGCTTCGTCTGCTGAGCAATGACATTCGCATCGATCACGCCGATGTATGGACGTTTGGCGCTAATGTGGCCCAATACCGCGAACTGCTTCCCAATTATGACAGGGTAATCATCCATCCCCACGTCGAGCGGGGTTATTGTGATCTCTCTGCAGTCAGGCAATTGAGTAGAATTCCCTCGATCAAGTTCGATGCCTATCATCCAGATATTTGCTTCGTGCTCGCAAATGATGTCCCGTTCGACGGCGCTATGGGTGCCTACCATTCGATGCTTGTCTTGGCGGCATATAAGGCAGGCTTGAGCATTGAGAAGACGAGGGCTTTATTTCGCCGCGAGATTTTCGAGCGGTGCGGCTTCCTTGATCGCTGGGAGGGTGAACGTCAGCAGTTGCTGGATCATTTTGCCGAATACGGACTGGATATAACCGCACCGTTCAGGGCCTGGTCGCGCCGCGAGTGCTTCATGTATGGTATCGACCATTCAAAAGCGCGCCCGATCCATGATATTGCGCATGTGTTTCTGCGGACATGTGGGATCGAACCCCACCAAACCGATATCGTGCCGGCGGATACGATCATGACCGGCTCTTGCTTCCCGGTCTATCCCGAAATCGGCGAAGTACTGGGCGTGGAGGGCTCTTACATGTTCAAGCGATATCAGCAATATCGTCTAATTTCGCTCGAGCATTTTATAGAATTGAGCTTCGCGGCTTACGCACAATTTTCCACAGAGAATATCAAACCCGATAGCCGCTTCACCGAGCGCTTTGAAGTGGTCCAGTCCGCGATTGTCGAAGAAGCTTCGGTTCCTCGGCTAATGTAA
- the rnpA gene encoding ribonuclease P protein component: MAGKLTNERPKKTVGRLKSRPQFLAVREGEKRRGSFFLIEMLDRKTADAEPRVGFTVTKKHGNAVERNRMRRRLKEAVRLHAGFAMQPGHDYVVVARREVLTAPFEKLASELVSRIETRPKHRRSEKDRSRKV, translated from the coding sequence ATGGCGGGCAAATTGACGAATGAACGACCAAAAAAGACTGTCGGGCGGCTGAAAAGCCGGCCGCAGTTTCTTGCAGTCCGCGAAGGCGAGAAGCGCAGAGGCAGCTTCTTCCTCATCGAAATGCTGGACCGCAAGACCGCCGACGCCGAACCCCGCGTCGGTTTTACCGTTACCAAAAAACATGGCAACGCGGTGGAGCGCAACCGCATGCGGCGCAGGCTGAAAGAAGCCGTGCGGCTTCACGCCGGATTTGCAATGCAGCCCGGACACGACTATGTGGTTGTCGCGCGACGCGAGGTGCTGACCGCGCCTTTCGAAAAACTGGCGAGCGAACTCGTAAGCCGCATCGAAACCAGGCCGAAACACCGGCGGTCGGAAAAGGACCGCTCCAGGAAAGTATGA
- a CDS encoding GSCFA domain-containing protein — protein sequence MTNPYSGIKDYQLWRRSVARVETHLFDPVVTPRFKIDRNSKVATAGSCFAQHISRQIQRIGFHYFITERADHLNEAERARRNFGVFSARYGNIYTARQLRQLFEEVFDARRPVEKAWRRKDGKFVDPYRPQIEPDGYDTEEGVIEARRAHLAAVRSVFLECDVLVFTLGLTEAWRSKADGSVFPLAPGVSAGSFDPEVHEFINFNVEEVERDLTFVLRRLKEINPRVKVLLTVSPVPLVATYEDRSVLVSTTYSKSVLRVVAEQMLPRFDWVDYFPSYEIITGSYAGGLYYEDDYREVNHLGVAHVMRCFVRNYVAHVEAPTEKFAPLAPPQEEYQHVVCDEREIEMLRP from the coding sequence ATGACCAATCCGTATTCTGGGATCAAGGACTATCAATTATGGCGTCGATCGGTCGCTCGAGTCGAAACCCATCTATTTGATCCAGTGGTCACGCCACGGTTTAAGATTGACAGAAATTCCAAGGTCGCAACCGCTGGCAGTTGTTTTGCGCAGCATATATCACGCCAGATTCAACGTATCGGCTTCCATTATTTTATTACGGAGCGCGCGGATCATTTGAACGAGGCGGAAAGAGCCAGGCGCAATTTCGGTGTCTTTTCGGCTCGCTACGGGAATATCTATACGGCGCGGCAATTGCGACAGCTGTTCGAGGAAGTCTTCGATGCGCGTCGTCCCGTCGAAAAGGCATGGCGGCGAAAGGATGGCAAGTTTGTAGATCCCTATCGTCCGCAGATAGAGCCCGACGGCTACGACACCGAGGAGGGAGTTATAGAAGCGCGGCGGGCACATCTTGCAGCGGTACGCTCCGTCTTTCTCGAATGTGACGTCCTGGTGTTCACGCTAGGCTTAACCGAAGCCTGGAGATCGAAGGCCGACGGATCGGTCTTTCCGCTTGCGCCTGGCGTGAGCGCAGGTTCTTTCGATCCCGAGGTGCATGAGTTTATCAATTTCAACGTTGAGGAAGTCGAGCGCGACCTGACTTTTGTCTTGCGCAGGCTGAAAGAGATCAATCCTCGCGTCAAGGTGTTGTTAACCGTCTCGCCTGTCCCGCTGGTGGCAACATATGAGGACAGAAGTGTCTTGGTTTCGACGACCTACAGCAAATCTGTCCTGCGCGTTGTCGCCGAGCAGATGCTGCCTCGTTTTGACTGGGTCGATTACTTTCCGTCCTATGAAATCATTACCGGCAGCTATGCCGGCGGCCTCTATTATGAAGACGATTATCGAGAGGTCAATCATCTCGGCGTCGCCCATGTGATGCGCTGCTTCGTAAGAAACTATGTGGCCCATGTTGAGGCGCCGACCGAGAAATTTGCACCATTGGCTCCGCCTCAGGAAGAATATCAGCACGTGGTTTGCGACGAACGCGAAATCGAAATGCTTCGCCCATAA
- a CDS encoding MDR family MFS transporter gives MNATFPDSATPLASAADVPPDRREIRAVILGLMIVLGLGAIDQSIVATALPRIVSDLGGLAHLSWVVSAYVLASTSTMPLYGKLSDQYGRKPMIYAAILIFLLGSVLSGMAQTLVQLIIFRAIQGIGAGGLLPLAQIIIGDIVPPARRGRNQGSIAAVFAVCSVIGPIAGGVITDLLSWHWIFYVNLPIGAVALVMIGRALKRPHHARSRRIDYLGAALLTSCTTSFLLVLALGGNEWAWNSPEIFGLSALALVLFVFFILHIRREPEPVLPPDLFRNRLFVVACIVLALTFMGMLGASLFFPLFFQMVMGVSPSHSGLLTGPLMIGVVISSMVNGRVLLHRFGRYKPAQLCGLSLATTAFAMLAWAAATSQSFWIIEPTVFALGLGLGLVMPTMTIAVQNALPLAHRGVGTATLAFFRSLGGLIGVTGSGAILAYRVQNAGGVLDGMHGSSLTEAGMRQLATASPEAHDAAIALYRHAIAMTFATGTAIVALALIVLLFLPELPLATDHRPGATQ, from the coding sequence ATGAATGCGACCTTTCCGGATAGTGCCACGCCATTGGCTTCGGCAGCAGACGTCCCGCCCGATCGCCGCGAGATCCGCGCCGTCATCCTCGGGTTGATGATCGTTCTCGGCCTCGGCGCCATTGATCAGAGCATCGTTGCGACGGCGCTGCCACGCATCGTCAGCGATCTCGGTGGACTGGCGCATCTCTCCTGGGTGGTCAGCGCCTATGTGCTCGCTTCGACCAGCACCATGCCGCTCTACGGCAAGCTCAGCGACCAATACGGCCGCAAGCCGATGATCTATGCGGCAATCCTCATCTTTCTTCTCGGCTCGGTGCTGAGCGGCATGGCGCAAACGCTGGTGCAGCTCATCATCTTCCGAGCGATCCAGGGCATCGGCGCAGGCGGATTGCTGCCGCTGGCGCAGATCATCATCGGCGACATCGTGCCGCCGGCAAGACGCGGGCGCAATCAGGGTTCGATCGCGGCCGTCTTCGCAGTCTGCAGCGTCATAGGTCCGATCGCCGGCGGCGTCATCACCGATCTTCTGTCATGGCACTGGATCTTCTACGTCAATCTGCCGATCGGCGCCGTTGCGCTCGTCATGATCGGCCGTGCACTGAAGCGCCCGCATCATGCGCGCAGCCGCCGCATCGACTATCTCGGCGCGGCTCTGCTGACGAGCTGCACGACCAGCTTCCTGCTGGTGCTGGCCCTCGGCGGCAATGAATGGGCCTGGAACTCGCCCGAGATTTTCGGGCTTTCTGCTCTTGCACTCGTTCTCTTCGTCTTTTTCATCCTGCATATCCGGCGTGAGCCTGAGCCGGTGCTGCCGCCCGATCTCTTCCGCAACCGGCTCTTCGTCGTCGCCTGCATCGTGCTCGCTCTCACCTTCATGGGCATGCTGGGAGCAAGCCTCTTCTTTCCGCTGTTCTTCCAGATGGTCATGGGGGTCAGCCCCTCGCATTCCGGCCTGCTCACCGGCCCGCTGATGATCGGCGTGGTCATCTCCTCCATGGTCAACGGGCGTGTGCTGCTGCATCGCTTCGGGCGCTACAAGCCGGCGCAGCTCTGCGGCCTCAGCCTCGCAACGACAGCCTTTGCCATGCTCGCCTGGGCTGCCGCCACCAGCCAGAGTTTCTGGATCATCGAGCCGACGGTCTTTGCGCTCGGCCTCGGTCTTGGCCTCGTCATGCCCACAATGACGATCGCGGTGCAGAATGCCCTGCCCCTTGCCCATCGTGGTGTAGGTACCGCGACGCTTGCCTTCTTCCGCTCGCTCGGCGGCCTCATCGGCGTCACCGGCTCCGGCGCCATTCTCGCCTATCGCGTACAGAATGCCGGCGGCGTCCTCGACGGGATGCACGGTTCCTCACTGACCGAAGCCGGCATGAGGCAGCTCGCCACCGCCTCCCCCGAAGCGCATGACGCCGCGATAGCGCTCTATCGTCACGCTATCGCCATGACTTTCGCAACGGGAACGGCGATTGTAGCCTTGGCGCTGATCGTGCTGCTGTTTCTGCCGGAATTGCCGCTGGCGACAGATCACAGGCCGGGGGCCACGCAATGA
- a CDS encoding BA14K family protein, giving the protein MKRFLTTVTVTALSALLAVTSFDPVAAAPIQPLTQPAIQQMGEQPAGPTEVQYRHHNRHYRGRHRPHYRPHYRPGYWHGHRGYRYHRPGYRRHDGWWYPMAAFTAGAIIGGAVSQPPRGSAHVRWCASRYKTYRASDNTYQPTNGPRRQCVSP; this is encoded by the coding sequence GTGAAACGATTTCTAACAACCGTAACAGTAACTGCCTTGAGTGCCCTGCTTGCCGTTACGTCTTTCGATCCGGTGGCAGCCGCCCCAATTCAGCCGCTAACCCAGCCGGCCATCCAGCAGATGGGCGAGCAGCCCGCCGGCCCGACGGAAGTTCAATACCGTCATCACAACAGGCACTATCGCGGGCGGCATCGCCCCCATTATCGTCCGCACTATCGCCCCGGCTACTGGCATGGCCATCGCGGCTATCGCTATCATCGCCCCGGCTATCGGCGTCATGACGGCTGGTGGTATCCGATGGCTGCATTCACAGCCGGAGCAATCATCGGCGGGGCCGTATCACAGCCGCCGCGCGGCAGCGCGCATGTCCGCTGGTGCGCAAGCCGCTACAAGACCTATCGTGCGTCGGACAATACCTATCAGCCGACCAATGGTCCGCGGCGCCAGTGCGTCAGCCCGTAA
- a CDS encoding methyl-accepting chemotaxis protein, with translation MIGVTALYALHQYDQKLQSYEQTASRAYMGERLNRYVTAVVMEARGIYAAAAAKDSKPFADGLMVDLDEIDKVLASWAPLVPETQQPEFTKLQARAQEFRAFRTETARLGVTDGPDAAGKQGNNEANRANRKAFQAEIDAIVQTDKAELAKAETEIADFHSSVLWVVLGIMVAGIVAGVGLGAYIGTVHLSRPIRRVTDAIKDVADGHFDIEVPFAGRKDEIGEMAAAVDVFKENGKAVRRMNAEEASLRAKSDELQSSMSLAVSAAAAGDFSQRIEKDYGDVNLNRFAGNVNELLVSVDTGISEVRRVIASLAEGDLTQAMRGNFQGAFAELQQNVNATFETLKSTMSEVRGTTGSINSNTNELRHASDDLSKRTEQQAAALEETSSALDEITSVVQNSTERAREASVMVSEAKDDAARSGTVVRNAIDAMGRIEQASGEISQIIGVIDDIAFQTNLLALNAGVEAARAGDAGKGFAVVAQEVRELAQRSATAAKDIKALIGKSGNEVQVGVKLVQATGEALSSIEARVLKINDHIHSIATAAREQATGLSEVNKAVNQMDEVTQRNAAMVEETSAATHRLAAEADGLVQLVSRFKVDAANVSAPVPARAETHRPAASPARRMIDRVASAFGGGALAPAAAAPGWEEF, from the coding sequence ATGATCGGCGTCACTGCGCTCTATGCGTTGCATCAATATGACCAGAAATTACAGAGCTACGAGCAGACGGCGAGCCGCGCTTACATGGGCGAGCGCCTGAATCGTTACGTGACCGCGGTGGTGATGGAAGCGCGGGGCATTTATGCCGCCGCTGCTGCAAAGGATTCCAAACCCTTTGCCGATGGGCTGATGGTCGATCTCGACGAGATCGACAAGGTGCTTGCAAGCTGGGCGCCCCTGGTGCCGGAGACGCAGCAGCCGGAATTCACCAAGCTGCAGGCCCGTGCCCAGGAGTTTCGCGCCTTTCGCACGGAAACGGCCAGGCTCGGCGTGACCGATGGCCCGGATGCCGCCGGCAAGCAGGGCAACAACGAGGCGAACCGCGCCAACCGCAAGGCCTTTCAGGCTGAGATCGATGCGATTGTCCAGACCGACAAGGCGGAGCTTGCAAAGGCAGAGACCGAGATTGCAGACTTTCACAGCAGCGTCTTGTGGGTCGTCCTCGGCATCATGGTCGCCGGTATCGTAGCCGGTGTCGGCCTCGGCGCCTATATCGGAACCGTCCATCTCAGCCGCCCGATCCGCAGGGTGACCGATGCGATAAAGGATGTCGCCGACGGCCATTTCGATATCGAGGTGCCATTTGCCGGCCGGAAGGACGAAATCGGCGAGATGGCGGCGGCCGTCGACGTCTTCAAGGAAAACGGCAAGGCCGTGCGCCGCATGAATGCCGAGGAAGCGTCCTTGCGCGCAAAAAGCGACGAGCTTCAGTCGAGCATGTCTCTCGCGGTTTCCGCCGCGGCGGCCGGCGATTTCAGCCAGCGCATCGAGAAGGACTATGGCGACGTCAATCTCAATCGGTTCGCCGGCAATGTGAACGAGCTGCTTGTGAGCGTCGACACGGGTATCAGCGAGGTCCGCCGCGTCATCGCGAGCTTGGCCGAGGGAGACTTGACGCAGGCGATGAGGGGCAATTTCCAGGGCGCCTTCGCCGAGCTGCAGCAGAACGTCAACGCGACATTCGAGACGCTCAAAAGCACCATGAGCGAAGTGCGCGGCACCACCGGTTCGATCAATTCCAATACCAACGAGCTCCGTCACGCAAGCGACGATCTTTCCAAGCGCACCGAACAGCAGGCGGCCGCTCTGGAAGAGACCTCCTCAGCGCTCGACGAGATCACCTCCGTCGTTCAGAATTCGACGGAACGGGCGCGCGAGGCGAGCGTCATGGTGAGCGAAGCCAAGGACGACGCGGCTCGCTCCGGCACGGTGGTTCGCAATGCGATCGACGCCATGGGACGCATCGAGCAGGCGTCGGGCGAGATCAGCCAGATCATCGGTGTGATCGACGACATCGCCTTCCAGACCAATCTGCTGGCACTGAATGCCGGCGTAGAGGCCGCACGCGCCGGCGACGCGGGCAAGGGCTTTGCCGTCGTTGCCCAGGAAGTGCGCGAGCTCGCTCAGCGCTCCGCGACTGCCGCCAAGGACATCAAGGCTCTGATCGGCAAATCCGGCAACGAGGTGCAGGTCGGCGTCAAGCTCGTGCAGGCGACCGGTGAGGCGCTGTCCTCCATCGAGGCCCGCGTGCTGAAGATCAACGATCACATTCACTCGATAGCGACAGCGGCACGCGAACAGGCAACGGGCCTGTCGGAGGTGAACAAGGCCGTCAATCAGATGGATGAGGTAACGCAGCGCAACGCCGCCATGGTCGAGGAGACTTCGGCCGCGACCCATCGGCTGGCGGCCGAAGCGGATGGCCTTGTCCAGCTCGTCTCGCGCTTCAAGGTGGACGCAGCCAATGTTTCCGCTCCCGTTCCCGCGCGCGCCGAGACGCATCGCCCGGCCGCCTCACCGGCACGCCGCATGATCGACAGGGTCGCGTCCGCCTTTGGCGGCGGGGCGCTTGCTCCTGCTGCGGCGGCGCCAGGTTGGGAAGAGTTCTGA